A stretch of DNA from Thermococcus sp. Bubb.Bath:
AGCGAAGAGGCCATGAAGTATCTTAGCGAAGATGACCTAGAGTCCCTGAAGCCTGAGAACTACATCGGGCTTGCCCCGCAGATAGTGGACAACGTAACAGCTTTTATAGAGGAGAAAGAGCGGTAAAAAGCCTTTAAATACCAGTAATTTTCTTTTACGTCTTTCTACTGCCTTTTTCTTTAGGCACCTCCCCAGCACATTCACTGCAATTTATCTCTCGGATTTTTCGGTGAATTGTTACTTTTTGTATTTTTATATTTAATTATTTAGCTTAGTTTATTTTCATTTATTTAATAATAATACCCGAATATTACTTTAAAAAATTTAATATTTATTAAGTTTAATAATTATCCAATATTCTAAATAATATTAACGTTTGTTAAGACCTTTTATCAATAGTAAAAAATAATAAGTTTACACTACCCAACAACGTTAAATGAACAAAAGCGAGCGTTTTGATTCACAAAAACAATGGAATACAAAAAAGCCGATTATTTATGTTGGGAGCCGGCTATTACACAACCAGTTTCTAGTTACAATTAAAGATAGTTATAACCCCGAAGATGCTAGTCGATATATGGGGCTTCCATAGGAATACAGAGAGAAAGCGAGTTATAGAGTGTCCCCACGCGATAGAGTGCCGTCATAAAAGAGGAGGCCCGCGATAAACGTCGTCTCATCGGAGAAGGTTCTCCTGCAAAGCTCATTATGGAAATCCCAATGAAGAACCCTCCGTCCGAAGGCTGTGGGCAAGGCATTGCAGTCACTTTAAACAAAGCCAGTGGACCTGGTCTTCTATTGATTGAGTTGTCTAATACGCTTTAGCTCAAATCGTCCGTTAAGATCCGAGACCCAAGTTGCTTAGAATGATTAAGCAGAGAATGAACATTTCTATACTAAGATTTGTCATATAATGTACCTTATATGATAATTTTATATAGTGGTATCAATAACAAACTTTAAAAGAAGGCCACGATAAAGTGCATGGGTGCGCTAGGTGAGGGCATGCAATTTAATCAAAAACCCGGAACTCTTTCTAAAACTGACTCCCTGGGAAAAGAGCGAAATCCTAAGGCCTTTCAGGAGGTATTACTCGAGACGTCTAAGTATTAAAGGTCTAAATCCGAGAAGAGCCGCGATATTATTAACAAGGGCCGAAACTGGCGCGGATACATATACAACAGCCTTGTACCTCAGTCAGACCTTAAGGTCTAAGATAACCAGTTTGCAGGCCGTTTCTTCATGGAAAAAGGGCATCGATGCTGAAACGCTGATCAGAAACCTTCAGTTTACGCCCGCCTCTGGGCATCCTGAAACAATATACAAAGCTATCTTTGAAGGACTGAAAAAAGCACTGCCTAAACTTGATGGGCTTCAGATAGAGAACACAAGGTCAAAGCTCCCTCACTGGCTGATTAAGACTCACATTTCAAAAATGCTCTCAAAGCACACCACAGCTTTAACAGAATGGAGCTCGAAAAACAAGCGATACGACATTTACCTGCCTTTAAATGATCTAAAGATCGAAGTGAAGTACGTCTGGGGTTATTCAGTGAACTATCGAGAGTACATCGAGAACGACAAGGACATCTACATGATAGTCGGGGAGAACGTTTCTTGGAAAAAGCTCTCCCTCCTCAGCGCAGAGAACGAGACAAAATACATACTGTACCGTACCGATCTTGATGAGGTATTCTCAAACGTAGGGGAGGACTACAATGAAGCCAGAAACAGGTATTAACCCGCCTGAAATTGCCGCTGGGTACCCTTCACTTATCTCACTTGCAGCAGAAATACTGAAAGGCAAAGTTGAGGAAGCCTGCACAACCCGTACTGACTCCCGGCCGTTTATCAGAGTGAACCAAAAGACAAGGAAGCTGGAACTGGTGATGCCCGTTACATCCCTCTCTAAACTTGAAAAGTGCGTGCTGGAATCTATGGGGTTTCCAAAAAAGCCCGTCCGTACGAGGAATGGTATGGTTATAGCCATCGTCATAAGCCAGCCCGAGCTCGAACGAGTGGGAGGTAAGCTCTCAGAGCGGCTCCGTGCGCGTTATTCTAAATCCAGTTGCTAACGCAGCACGCCTGATCAATCCAATAACTATCTTCGCTCGTAATCAAAAACGGGTGATGTAAGAGGGCCTTAATCGAGAAATCCCATTATTCTCAGTGGGTCTATCTATGGTGTCAAACTACGGTACCAGGGGACATCGAGTTAAAACTTCTTTATTTTTATGCAGGTAAGACTTTAAGTTTGATATACGTATAAAACTGCTATTTTTTAATATTTCTCAATCTAACTTAAATAACTATTATTAAAACTTTCAAAATTTAAAATTATAAAAAGTATAAATTTAGATGATTTCATAAATGTTTAAAAAACAATTTAAAATATTATTAATAGAATGTTATTAAAACGTAACAAATCACCGAAAAATTCATGACATGAGCGAACGGGACGGGTGAGAGTAAAAACACAAAATTTTAAAAAATTTACAAGAATATCCCACAGCGAGGCCATCCGGTGACCGATTAGTATTAAAACAATGAGGGAGTACCCTCATGGAAGGTGAAGGTGATGAGGTTGCCATCTCACAAGACGAAGATAGTGGCCACGATAGGTCCAGCATCAAGGGATAGAAAGACTCTGGAGTCGCTGATAAAAGCCGGAATGAGCGTTGCGAGGATAAACTTCTCCCACGGGACCTTTGAAGAGCACAGGGAGACAATCAAGAGGATAAGGGAAGTCTCAGCCAAGCTTGGCAGGCGTGTTGCCATACTAGGAGACCTCCCCGGAGTCAAGATCCGGGTAGGAAATATTGTGGGAGGAAAAGTCGAACTGAGAAGAAACCAGACAGTAACCCTTACCACAAAGGACGTTGAGGGTATGGAGGGGATAATTCCAGTAGAGTTCAAGGAGTTTTCCCGGCTCGTATCCCCTGGAGACACCATATACCTCAGCGACGGCTTCATAGTTCTCAAAGTGGTCAGGGTAACCGAAACTGACGTAGTGTGTAAGGTTCTCGTCGGAGGGGTACTGTACTCACACAAGGGGATAAACGTCCCGAACGCTAGGATACCCCTGGAGGCAATAACAAAGAGGGACCTTGATATACTGGAATTCATGATAGAGAACGGCGTTGACGCGGCAGGAATAAGCTTCGTGGGCTCTGCCTACGATATCCTAAAAGTTAGGCACTTCGTGAGTGAAAAGGAGGGCAACCTCTTTATCATAGCCAAGATAGAAAGGCCGGATGCGATTAGAAACTTTGACGAGATACTCTCTGCTGCGGACGGAGTGATGATAGCCAGGGGTGACCTCGGTGTGGAGATGCCGATCGAAAAACTCCCGATACTCCAGAAGAAGCTCATAGAGAAGGCCGTTACTGCAGGGAAACCCGCCATCGTTGCAACGCAGATGCTGGAGAGCATGACCGTGGAAAAGCTGCCCACGAGGGCCGAGGTTACAGACGTCGCCAACGCCATCCTCGACGGTGCCGACGCCGTTATGCTCTCCGAGGAGACCGCGGTGGGCAAATACCCTGTGGATACCGTGAGGATGATGGCGAGGATAGCAAGGGCAACGGAGGCCTATAGGGAGAGCTTTGGAAACGTGAGGATGCTTGAGTGGAAGGAGAAGATACCGAGGAAGGGAACAATAAAAGACGCGGTTACGAGGGGCATAATAGAGGTCCTTCAGATAGTGGACGCCCGCTACATACTAACCCCCACCAACAGCGGCTACACGGCCAGGCTCATATCGCGCTTCAAGCCCAGGCAGTGGATACTGGCCTTCACCAAGGACGAGAGGGTGGCGAACGGGCTGATGTTCAGCTACGGAGTCTATCCCTTCGTGGTGGAGAGCGACAATGAGTGCGAGATAGTCCGGATGATCAAAGGGCTGGGGCTGGCAAAGGAGGAGGATACGGTCCTTCTGACAAAGGGCGCCCCGGTCGGAAAGACCGTGGGAACAAACACCATCAGGATTTTCCAGGTCCCTTAGTATGGCTCGGGGATTAAGGGGTGGGGATGTACCCCACCACCTTATCTATATAATCTTGGCTCTTTTCGAGGCTTCTGAGGACAGTTCTTGCCTCGTCTTTTGTGAGCCCGTACAATTTGAAGACGAGGGCATCAAGGTTAGCTTCGTTGTCCCTGACAAGGTTGAGGAAAGAGGTGAGATGGCGCACGTTGGCCCCTTTCTTTGACGGTTATCGCTATCCTTCTCGTCTCTTCAGGATCCCCTTCAACGGTCGGAACTTCCGTTTTGCTTAGGATATCTCGAGGGTCTTCGTTTTCCTCCTTCCTCAGGACGAGTATCACCGTGTATGTCGTTGCACCCTTGAAGACCTGCCTGCCGCCGAAGTCTATGATGAGCCTCACGGCCTTTTCTTTGGATAGGATTTCCCTTATCTTCCTCAACTATGAACTGTGTGACGTACTTGGGGGTGTAATAGATTCCTTTCTCCTTTCTCTTCTCGGCGAGGTAGGTTTCGTAGGCCTTCCCAAGGATGTCCTCGTCTATCTGGCTGTAATCGTACTGGGTTACCCCTATTTTAAGTCCGGTTTCCTGCCAGGGGGTAAAGCCGAGAACCGAGGCGAGGGCACTGTAAAAGTGGGCCCAGTTCCCGGGTTCGTCTTGACCGATTCGAGCTCAGATAGGGGGATCTTCTCCATAAGAACAAGTTCTTCAAGGTCAGAGCGAAGGACCGCCACTTCATCCATGATCGCCACCACCTTGGGGGTGAACCTAGAAAATTATAAAGATTCCGGGGATAAAAACGAATAAAAACAGAAAAGCAAACAGCGGTTTTAACCCCTAATCCTCTTCCACACAGTGCCCTGTGGCGTGTCCTCGAGCTGGATTCCGAGCTCCCTCAGCTCCGCCCTTATCTTGTCCGCCAGCGCGAAGTTCCTCTCCTTCCTAAGCTGAGAGCGAACCTCTATGAGGAGCTTTATCAGGGCCTCTTCTTCTCCGGCCTTCTGTTCCTTGAAGTAGTCCTCGAAGATTCCGAAAACCTCGCTCACCATCTTGAAGAACTCCCAGGCCTTCCTCAGAATGCTCTCCTTCGGCTTCTCGACCTGTGTCAGGTAGCGGTTGACGGCGTTGCTCACCTCGAAGACCGGTTTGAGGGCCTCAGCTGTGTTGAAGTCGTCATCCATAGCCTCGTAGAACTTCTCCCTCGCGTTTCTGATGGCCTCATAAGCTTTGAACTCTTCCTCCCCCCACTTGAAGGATATCTCGGCCCTTTCCATCGCCACGCGGATGTTCTCGAGGGTGTTATAAAGGCGCTCAAGGTTGTTCTTGGCGTGCTCAAGACCCTCCTCAGTGTAGTCGAGGGGTGACCTGTAGTGCCTCTGCAGGACGAAGAGCCTTATCACCTCCGGGTCGTAGCGCTGGAGGGCTTCCCTTATCGTCACGAAGTTGCCGAGGCTCTTGCTCATCTTCTCGCCGTTCACCATGAGGAAGCCCGTGTGCATCCAGTAGCGGACCCACTCGTGGCCGGTGCACGCTTCCGTCTGGGCTATCTCGTTCTCGTGGTGCGGGAAGATAAGGTCGTTTCCTCCGCCGTGGATGTCAAAGCTCTCTCCCAAATACTTCGTGCTCATCGTGGAGCACTCGATGTGCCATCCGGGCCTTCCCTCTCCCCACGGGCTCTCCCACTTGGGCTCTCCGGGCTTGGCCTTCTTCCAGAGGGCGAAGTCTTCTGGATTCTTCTTGCCCTCACCGGGCTCAACGCGGGCCCCCTTAACGAGCTCCTCGACCTTTATCTTACTCAGCTTTCCATAGTCCTTGAACTTCCTGACTTCAAAGTAGACTCCATCGCTGCCTTCGTAGGCGTAGCCCTTCTCCTGGAGCTTCCTTACAAAGTTAATGATGTCCTGGATGTGCTCAGTGACACGGGGATAAATGTCAGCAGGCTTAACCTTTAGGGCGTTCATATCTTCTAGGAAATATTTGAGGAAGTTCTCCGCGAGCTCCTTGGGGTCTCCCCCAGTTTCATTTGCGCGCTTGATGATTTTATCGTCTATGTCCGTGAAGTTCATGACCATGAGGACTGTGTAGCCTTTGTGCTCAAGGTAGCGCCTTATCACGTCGAAGGCGATGTAAGTCCTCGCGTGGCCGATGTGGGTGTAATCGTAAACCGTTGGCCCGCAGACGTACATCCTGACCTCGCCATCTCGCAGGGGTTTGAACTCCTCCTTCTGCCTCGTCAGGGTGTTGTAGATTTTGATCCCCATTTTCACCACCGGGCGCTTTTGGGAGTGGCTTTTTATTAGCTTATCGTTGCGGGAAAGCTTAAAAACCACCCACCCAAGTGGGGGTAGAAGAAAGGAGGAGGTTATGCTTATGACGAAGGTTCAGAAGGGAGACGTTGTAAGGCTCCAATACACGGGAAAAGTCAAGGAAACCGGCGAGATATTCGACACGACTTATGAGGAAGTCGCAAAAGAAGCTGGGATTTACAGCGAGAAGGGCATCTACGGCCCGGTCCCGATAGCGGTTGGAGCGGGCCACGTTCTCCAGGGCCTGGATGAGCAGCTCGACGGCCTTGAGGTTGGAAAGAAGTACAAGATAATCGTTCCGCCCGAGAAGGGCTTTGGGAAGCGCGACCCCAAGCTGATAAAGGTGTTCACCCTCGGCCAGCTCAGGAGGGCCGGTATTTACCCCATCCCCGGGATGCCGATAGAGCTTGAGACGAGCGAGGGCAAGAAAATCAAGGGGAGGGTAATGACAGTCAGCGGTGGAAGGGTCAGGATAGACTTCAACCACCCCTACGCCGGCAAGCACCTCGTCTACGAGGTTGAGATAATCGAGAAGATAGATGACCCGATAGAGAAGGTCAAAGCCCTCATAGAGCTCCGCATGCCCAAGGTTGACCGCGACAAGGTCATGATCGAGGTCGGCGAGAAGGACGTCACCATCGACTTCCACAGGGTCCTCGACCAGATCGACAAGAACACCCTAGTTCTCAGCGAGATAGTTCTTGAGAGCGACCTGAAGTTCATAGGCTACGAAGAGGCCAAGTTCAAGCCGAACGTTGAGGAGCTCCTCAAGCCGCCGGAGGAAGAGGCCGAAGAGGAAGCCGCAGAAGAGACAGCGGAAGTAGAAGAGAAAGCCTCCGAATCGGGGAAAACCGCTGAGGGAACCCAGGAAACATCCAGAGAAGGCGAAGGGGAAGGAGAATCCGCCGAGGCCTCTAAGGGCCAGGAGAAGACTTCTGGAGAGGAAGAGACCGGAGAGGAAGCCCCATCCCCCGAGGAAGAAAAGGCTGAAGAGGGCCCGGCTGAAGAAACCTCCGAGAACCATGAGGAAAGCGCGGGCGAGTGAGCCCAAACTTTTATAGTCTTTTCTTTTCCAGTTGTTTAAGGTGGGATGATGGACTCGCTTCAGAGGGAGAGGCTTAACAGGCTCGTGATGGACCTCACCCACAGGTTCTCACGGGAGGACGAGAAGAAGATAAAAGACGCCCTCCTCGCCATGAGGAGAGTCATGGAGATTCCGATAGCATACATAGCACCATCCTCACGTTACCATCCGGTTGTCGTGTTCAAAAGGCGCTTTGGCAACGTTGAAAAGGAAGCCATGGTATCCCTCCTGGAACTCAAGGTGCTGAACAGGTACAACATGCCCGGATGGAGGAGGAGCGTGGAGTTCCGCCTCGACAGGGACGTGGTTTTCATCGAGCACGTTGGGGGCGTCGAAACCCTCTTCATAGGGGAGCCCGGAACCCTATCGCGCCTGAGGGACGCGCTCCGCAGAATACTGGAGCAGATGAGCTTCAGGCCGAGGAGCTTCGTCCTCTTCTACAACCACATCTACATGGACTTCGGAAACAACCGCTTCATCAACCTCGAGCTTAGAGGGAGCGACCTGACGATACGGTTCGTGAACCTGAAGCCCAGCGAGGCAAGCAGGCTGCTCGGAAAGGCCATTCCATATATGGACTCGACCTTCGGGAACAAGAACGCCGACTTCTACAAGCTCCTTTTCATATACGCCTCTGAAACAGCAGGAACCTTTGACTGGTTCTTCCACCGCTACGTTATGCCCCGCTTGAATCCGGAGCAGCGGAGCTTCCTTGAGGACATGCACGACTACCGCAACTTCATCCAGCTCTTATACACCCAGGTTTCAAGAATAAACAGGGACAGGCTCGGCGACGAAGTCGGCATCAGGGTCGTGAGGCGCTCAAACCCAAACAGGCCGCTGGAAATAGGCATAGCGTTCACAAACAGGGGAATTCTCATAAGGAGATACCCCAACACGGTAACCCTCAGCTTCATGGTGTGAGCCCATGGAAAGAGCCTCCATTCTCTTTTTCACCTTGCTCCCGCTGGTCATTCTCGCAAGGTACTCTCCTTTTGGGGAAGGATTGGGGGCATGGGCGGCATGGTTGCTGGTGGTTTATCTCGCGGTTCCCCTCGTTGCTTCAAAGGCCCTTGGGTTCAGTTTGAGAGAAGTCGGGATAAAGTCACCTAATAAGAAGGGGCTCAGGATTACTCTTATTCTACTGATTTTCGCTGCATTTCTAAGCGTGGAAGGAACTCTTGTTCCCTCAATGGTGGCCTACTACCCCAGGTTCGCTTTCGATGGCTGGTGGGGTTTTCTGAGGGGGGAACTGATAATGGGGACAATAATGCTCGCCCACGAGGCTTTCTTCAGGGGCTTTCTGCTCTTTCCGCTCGCCAGAAAAAACAGGTGGGGGGCGATAATTGCCCAGGACGTTCCCTACGCGCTGGTTCACATAGGAAAGCCAGGAATTGAGATCCCATACTCTCTTCTGGCGGGGATAGTCTTCGGCTGGGCCGACATAGAGGGGGAGAGCTTCGTTCCCAGCTTTCTCGTGCACTGGATTGGATCTGCGTTCTTCGACCTCCTGTGCTTGCTTGCGAAAACTGGTCACCTGCCGTGGATTTAATCCCCTTTTCTCCACAGAGGAGCTACAAACACAGCGGAGAAAGGAAAGGGAGAAGCAAAGAAAATGAAAACTCACTGCAGCATGCCCTCAAGCTTCTCAACGAACTGGATGCTCCTCTTTATGTCCGCGAAGTAGTTCTTGGCTCTCTCGACGTGTTCTTTCTCGACCCGTCCGCCGCCGGCCAGTACGCTGGCTGGGGAAAGCAGCTGGACGGCATAGCGCAGGCTGGTCTTCTCTCCGAGCTCCGCAAGGTATTCAATGGCCTCCTCGCTTATCTCAACCTTTTCCTCCTTGGCGCGGATTTTGACTATCTCCCTGACTTCCTCCTTCTTGTAGGGACGGGTGTTGATTATGAGGAGCCTGTCGAGCATGTCTATCGGAATCCCGTGCGGGGCTTTTATGTCGGTTCCCCTTATCGTCGTCATGCCCCTGTTCGTCGCCAGGATCAGTATCGGCGCGAGCTCGCCTTCCATTGCCCTGGCGAGGAAGGAGAAGGCCTCTATGTCCAGCATGTGGCACTCGTCGATGAAGAGAACCCCCGGAACCAGGGTGGCCCTTCCCTCTTCTATCCACTTCTTGACGGTCTCGTCAACCCTGCTCCTGATCTCATCGCTTATCTCAGCCCCGGAGCTGAATAGGAGGCCGAAGATGTTGCCGCGGGCGTTGGCAACGTCGAGGTCGTGCAGGGTGACCGTGTAGGTGAACTCCTTGATCTTGAGCACCGGGCCGCTCGGAAGGTTGACCTTCCTCTTGAGGAAGAGGCCTTCCTCCTCCCTAACGGTTCCAATCTTTGATATCCTGCCTGTTTCAGCGTCGATCTGGATGACGTCGCCTTCCTCAACGTTCATGTCCATGAGCTGGTACGCTATCTCCCTTCCGGCCCTTACCGTCTTCTCGTCGTCCTTGGTGCGGAGGGTTATCATGACGCTCTCGGGAACCTCGACGTAGGGATTGAAAGGGTGCCTCGTCTTGTTCACCTCTATCTTCTTGAGTTCCCCCTCGTAGACCTTCTTCTCCTCGCTTATCCTGACGCCGATGGCCCTCCGCATGGCCTGCTTGAGGAACTCCGTCTTGTTGACCTCGCTGGAGTATATCTCGCTCCCCGCTATCTGGACGAAGGGTACATCCTCGCCGAGCTCCCTCGCTATGCCCATTGCTATGGCGGTCTTACCGCTCCCCGTCGGCCCGACGAGGAGAATCCCCTTGCCCGCGAGCTTGCCGCGCTTTATGAGCTCAACGGCTATTCCAGCGGCTTCTCTGGCTTCAGTCTGTCCGACCATCCCATCGGCGATGAACTCAGCCTTCCCGTCCTTGAGGCCGAGTCCCTTTATGTGGGAGTGCATTCCAATCCTCTCGAAGCTTCTTGGGGCGGTTACCTCCTCGATAACTGGCATGTCCTCACCCCCTTAATCTTTCCATGGGTTACTAAAAAAGGGGATTTAAAAATTTGACGCTACATATACTCCCGAAAGAAGTGTTCTATTACCCCAAAGGCTTTCTCTTCTGGCTTGTAGTCCTCAGCAGCTTCTCCAATGAGCCGGTGCTCACTGGCCCGTCCCCTAATGACCAGGGCCCGCCTCAGGGACGGGTAAGCGGCAACTGTGGAAGTGGTTAAAGCTGCAAACGGCGCCGTTATTCCGTAAGGATACAGAAGCTTCCCAAGGAAGAGACCAGATGCAAGGATGAGGAAGCTTAAAACCAAGCCAATCATGCGTTTCCCTTCCGAAATTGGGAACTCTACGTAGGGTACCCTTCCATCAACACCGTCAACATAGGCTCGATACGTGAATAGGCCGTATTTATAGGAGATTCCCCATACGGGGTAATATACCAGACCCTCAGGTTTGATCTCAAAGGTAGGCATGCCCACTGCAACCCTGCTCCAGCGATAGTACTTCTTGGCTTCGTTCTCTAGAAGGGACCTTATCTCCCTCCTGAGAATGCCCTCTGCCTCTTCAACGTCGAGGGTTTTCTCAACAAGCTCACCTGTGACTCTTCCGTCGAAGTACTGTCTTCCCTTTGTCGGCAATGGGTAGTTCACAAGCTCACTAAAGCCCTCCGCCGCGGGAACGCTGACGTAGTTGAAGAACTCCACAAGCCCAGCACCATCTTCTGAGAACACTCCCTTCTTATGCGCCGAGCCGCGGGCCTTGACAAAGAACACATAAAACGGCACCCAGAGGAGCTTCCTCTCAACGAGCCTGGCCTTCCAACCAATGTTGTTAGGCGAAAGCCTCTGGAGTTGTATAAACGAGACGAGCGGCTTCCAGGGGTCTTCCACCTTCAGAGGGTAGGTAAAAACCTCGGACTCCCCAACAACTATCTGAAAGCCACAGTAGGGACAGGTAACCACACCCTTAACCTCAGTCTCGAATTCCGCACCGCAGTTAGGACATTTTATCCTCATCTCTCAACCCTCACGTCCCGCGCCATCTTTTTCCCGTAACCCTTTGCAAGCTCAAAACCAAGGTATGCACCCAATGCGGGAAGCACGAGAAAGAACGCACCGCTCCGTTTCAGCTCCCCAACAAACCTCCAGTATGAAAAGTTTCCATAGGCCGTAAGCGAGAGGGTAGAGATTAATATTCCGGCTAGAACCCACAGAAGATAAGCCATTTTTCTCCAGATTCTGACGGGTTCAACGGCCAGTATCTCTTTTCCAGTACGGCCGTCGTAGGCCACGAAATACGTCCCACCATCGAATTCGTAGTAAACCTTCCACAGGGGATAGAAGACGATTGCGGTCTCCTCAACCTCCCCTTCAAAGCGAAAGCCCTTTACCTCACCGTCGCTAGGAACGTGCTTCTTCTTCGCGAGGTCTGATGCCATGTCGAGGAGGGCAAGCTTCGCCTCCTCAGCCTTAAAATCCGTGTTGAGGAACTCCAGCTCGAGCTCCTCCCACTTTTCGGGGGTGAGGCTTCGTATGGACAGCGGGTTGATCATGTAGCGCAGGTTGTCCTTCAGGTTCTTGAAGCCAAAGTAGGTCCTGACGAACTTCTCCGCGAGGGTTTCCACGGCGATGTCGTAAACACCCCTTCTTCCAGAGATGCACACGATGCTCTCATCTTTGAACTCCTGATGTTTTGTCACCAGTCTTTTCTTATCTCCTTTTTTCTCGTAAACCACAAACCTAATGTAGCCCCTACCAGAAACCCTGCCAAACCAGAGGGGAACGTAGACACCTTCTACTTTGACCACGTGGATCTTTCCCCGAATACCTCTAAAGTCCTTATCCCGTCTCACCCTCTCATTAAAGGAGTGGAGAATCTCTTTCTTGGGCAAACCATCGACAAAAAAGACGTTCTCTTCGGCAAAGATTTTATCATAGGCGTTGGGGTAACCGCAGTATGGACAAACGACGATTATA
This window harbors:
- the mrtA gene encoding CPBP family archaeomyxosortase MrtA, which codes for MERASILFFTLLPLVILARYSPFGEGLGAWAAWLLVVYLAVPLVASKALGFSLREVGIKSPNKKGLRITLILLIFAAFLSVEGTLVPSMVAYYPRFAFDGWWGFLRGELIMGTIMLAHEAFFRGFLLFPLARKNRWGAIIAQDVPYALVHIGKPGIEIPYSLLAGIVFGWADIEGESFVPSFLVHWIGSAFFDLLCLLAKTGHLPWI
- a CDS encoding peptidylprolyl isomerase — its product is MLMTKVQKGDVVRLQYTGKVKETGEIFDTTYEEVAKEAGIYSEKGIYGPVPIAVGAGHVLQGLDEQLDGLEVGKKYKIIVPPEKGFGKRDPKLIKVFTLGQLRRAGIYPIPGMPIELETSEGKKIKGRVMTVSGGRVRIDFNHPYAGKHLVYEVEIIEKIDDPIEKVKALIELRMPKVDRDKVMIEVGEKDVTIDFHRVLDQIDKNTLVLSEIVLESDLKFIGYEEAKFKPNVEELLKPPEEEAEEEAAEETAEVEEKASESGKTAEGTQETSREGEGEGESAEASKGQEKTSGEEETGEEAPSPEEEKAEEGPAEETSENHEESAGE
- a CDS encoding RuvB-like helicase, with the protein product MPVIEEVTAPRSFERIGMHSHIKGLGLKDGKAEFIADGMVGQTEAREAAGIAVELIKRGKLAGKGILLVGPTGSGKTAIAMGIARELGEDVPFVQIAGSEIYSSEVNKTEFLKQAMRRAIGVRISEEKKVYEGELKKIEVNKTRHPFNPYVEVPESVMITLRTKDDEKTVRAGREIAYQLMDMNVEEGDVIQIDAETGRISKIGTVREEEGLFLKRKVNLPSGPVLKIKEFTYTVTLHDLDVANARGNIFGLLFSSGAEISDEIRSRVDETVKKWIEEGRATLVPGVLFIDECHMLDIEAFSFLARAMEGELAPILILATNRGMTTIRGTDIKAPHGIPIDMLDRLLIINTRPYKKEEVREIVKIRAKEEKVEISEEAIEYLAELGEKTSLRYAVQLLSPASVLAGGGRVEKEHVERAKNYFADIKRSIQFVEKLEGMLQ
- the pyk gene encoding pyruvate kinase; this encodes MRLPSHKTKIVATIGPASRDRKTLESLIKAGMSVARINFSHGTFEEHRETIKRIREVSAKLGRRVAILGDLPGVKIRVGNIVGGKVELRRNQTVTLTTKDVEGMEGIIPVEFKEFSRLVSPGDTIYLSDGFIVLKVVRVTETDVVCKVLVGGVLYSHKGINVPNARIPLEAITKRDLDILEFMIENGVDAAGISFVGSAYDILKVRHFVSEKEGNLFIIAKIERPDAIRNFDEILSAADGVMIARGDLGVEMPIEKLPILQKKLIEKAVTAGKPAIVATQMLESMTVEKLPTRAEVTDVANAILDGADAVMLSEETAVGKYPVDTVRMMARIARATEAYRESFGNVRMLEWKEKIPRKGTIKDAVTRGIIEVLQIVDARYILTPTNSGYTARLISRFKPRQWILAFTKDERVANGLMFSYGVYPFVVESDNECEIVRMIKGLGLAKEEDTVLLTKGAPVGKTVGTNTIRIFQVP
- the cysS gene encoding cysteine--tRNA ligase codes for the protein MGIKIYNTLTRQKEEFKPLRDGEVRMYVCGPTVYDYTHIGHARTYIAFDVIRRYLEHKGYTVLMVMNFTDIDDKIIKRANETGGDPKELAENFLKYFLEDMNALKVKPADIYPRVTEHIQDIINFVRKLQEKGYAYEGSDGVYFEVRKFKDYGKLSKIKVEELVKGARVEPGEGKKNPEDFALWKKAKPGEPKWESPWGEGRPGWHIECSTMSTKYLGESFDIHGGGNDLIFPHHENEIAQTEACTGHEWVRYWMHTGFLMVNGEKMSKSLGNFVTIREALQRYDPEVIRLFVLQRHYRSPLDYTEEGLEHAKNNLERLYNTLENIRVAMERAEISFKWGEEEFKAYEAIRNAREKFYEAMDDDFNTAEALKPVFEVSNAVNRYLTQVEKPKESILRKAWEFFKMVSEVFGIFEDYFKEQKAGEEEALIKLLIEVRSQLRKERNFALADKIRAELRELGIQLEDTPQGTVWKRIRG